The Dasypus novemcinctus isolate mDasNov1 chromosome 12, mDasNov1.1.hap2, whole genome shotgun sequence genome includes a window with the following:
- the LOC101442735 gene encoding zinc finger protein 596-like, with translation MQSQEFVTFKDVAIDFTQEEWDLLDTSQQKLFKEVMLEIIHNLVSVGYQVCKTDVLSQLEQGEVLRERIGFPQYQSLGRKSAFKTYDVIDVIDYQPTFWENPLKIMALERSHTQRNSFEYNYLHEDSSHTSTVNQHALIHLTKKSYFRKPPPVVHRDLSSFNQHKHIYPRSKSYECSQSAKSCMQYSGLRQYNVIPIKEKPHECHLCGKVFSQHSHLHRHERTHTAEKPYECHLCRKPFNHYSSLKYHERTHTGEKPYECHLCGKAFIHSSSLKIHHRTHTGERPYECHLCRKTFSQLSHLQQCERTHTGEKAYVCHLCRKAFSRLSLLKQHERTHTGEKPYQCNLCGKPFSQSFSLKQHERTHTGEKPHQCGLCGKSFSQSSSLKQHERTHTGEKPHECHLCGKAFTCSSSLKKHHRSHTGEKPYQCGICGKHFSQPSSLKKHERIHTGEKPHECHLCGKAFSQHAYLKEHEKSHTGEKPHECHLCGKAFSQYSYLKVHERTHTGEKPYECHLCGKAFIYSSSLKKHQTTHTGERPYECHLCRKAFSQSYHLRQHERIHIL, from the exons ATGCAATCACAG GAGTTTGtgaccttcaaggatgtggctatagacttcacccaggaagagtgggaccTGTTAGACACATCCCAGCAAAAGCTGTTCaaagaagtgatgctggagatTATACATAACCTCGTCTCAGTAG GATATCAAGTCTGCAAAACAGATGTGCTTTCCCAGCTGGAACAAGGAGAAGTGTTGAGAGAACGAATAGGATTTCCTCAATACCAGAGTTTAG GGAGGAAAAGTGCCTTTAAAACATATGATGTGATTGACGTGATAGACTACCAACCTACCTTTTGGGAAAACCCCTTGAAAATCATGGCATTG GAGAGatctcacacccaaaggaattCCTTTGAATATAATTACTTGCATGAAGATTCCTCTCACACATCCACAGTGAATCAACATGCATTAATTCACCTGacaaagaaatcctatttcagAAAACCACCTCCAGTAGTCCACAGGGATCTTTCATCTTTTAATCAACATAAGCATATTTAccctagaagtaaatcatatgaatgtTCCCAAAGTGCTAAAAGTTGTATGCAATACTCTGGCCTCAGACAGTACAATGTAATTCCCATTaaagagaaaccccatgaatgtcatctatgtgggaaagttttcagtcaacATTCCCATCTTCAtcgacatgagagaactcacactgcagagaaaccctatgaatgtcatctatgcaGGAAACCCTTTAATCATTATTCTTCCCTTAAatatcatgagagaactcacactggtgagaaaccctatgaatgtcatctttgtgggaaagccttcattcactCCTCTTCCCTAAAAATACATCatagaactcacactggagagagaccgtatgaatgtcatctttgtagGAAAACCTTCAGTCAACTTTCCCATCTACAACAGtgtgagagaactcacactggagagaaagccTATGTCTGTCATCTATGCAGGAAAGCCTTCAGTCGACTTTCCCttcttaaacaacatgagagaactcacactggagagaaaccatatcaATGCAATCTTTGTGGGAAACCCTTCAGTCAGTCCTTTTCCTtaaaacaacatgagagaactcacactggagagaaaccacatCAATGTGGTCTTTGTGGGAAATCCTTCAGTCAGTCCTCTTCCTtaaaacaacatgagagaactcacactggagagaaacctcatgaatgtcatctatgtgggaaagccttcacttgTTCCTCTTCCCTAAAAAAACATCACAGGagtcacactggagagaaaccatatcaATGTGGTATTTGTGGGAAACACTTCAGTCAGCCCTCTTCCTTAAAAAAACATGAgcgaattcacactggagagaaaccccatgaatgtcatctatgtgggaaagccttcagtcaacATGCTTATCTTAAAGAACATGAGAaatctcacactggagagaaaccccatgaatgccatctttgtgggaaagccttcagtcaataTTCTTATCTTAAagtacatgagagaactcacactggagagaaaccatatgaatgtcatctttgtgggaaagctttcatttaTTCCTCTTCCCTAAAGAAACATCAGacaactcacactggagagagacCATATGAATGCCATCTTTGTAGGAAAGCCTTTAGTCAATCCTATCACCTAAGACAGCATGAGAGAATTCACATTTTATAG